The following nucleotide sequence is from Echeneis naucrates chromosome 5, fEcheNa1.1, whole genome shotgun sequence.
ctcatgttaactttAATATTCCTTGTACCATAGGTTGAGGAGGACGGGTGGCTGCAATATGTAATTACAACTTATTATTGAATCCTCAACCAATTTCTGGTTATAGATCTTTTGAAAGCCTTACCTTTGGTCTCTCCCATTCAaagtgaaaaaccagttctggtAGTTGCAGTATATCATCAACCTCGTCCTTATTCAGTTTCTATTGGAGTTCTGAATTTAATACTTAGTACATTATAATGGTGATTTCCATATTCATGTAGATTTTGTCAGTGACAGCCTTAGTACTGCATTAAAGCTGGAATTACTGGACTACCTGAATAAATATTTCCCCACAACTCTCTTCTCTCCAACTACTATTTAATAATATTTGAGTTTTCAAAAAATGGCAACAAGCATCTGGGAATAAATTTGGCTATAGCAAATGTTTATCTGAATGCTGTGGACAAATTTAAATAGAATATTCAGACATCATAGCTAAACTGCCATGTCTAAAGTCAATAGCGGACATCTACACagattgatgaccttgtgaatagCACTATAGCCTCACCGTGTTCAATTATTGAATTTGTGGCTCctctaaaaaagaaagtaatgaaacaggaagctggCACCTTGGTATAGCCCTCAAATTTGTGCgttaaagaaaacatcaacaaaattaaatgcagaTGCGTTCTAGTTAacctgcaaagaaaaaagaaaaaagctcttCACGTTGCCAGAAACTCCTACTATTCAGAGTTGACAGAAGacaacagaagacagaaaaagccAGTCTCATAatctaaaccatcaacttgtcttttaAACCCAATACCTACGAGGctatttaaacatgtttatcCACTAATTAACATGTATATTTTTGATCTGATAAATGTAAGTTTATCTCTAGGTTTTGCACCACAGCCTTTCAAGATTGCTGTTATTAAAAGATCTAATCtagatccagatgttttggctaattatagacccatatttAACCTCTCTTGCATttccaaaattcttgaaaaattcttgtttgaagagtttgtCAGGTTTTACAGTAAATCAACgcattctaatggcttcaggcAACCAACTGGCCTTGTTCCATCTTAGCGCTACTTTTCATACCATTTACAGTATTATTCTATTACAAaagctgaaacatgaaattgggatcaaaCAAGCTGCACAAAGTTGGTTCAAATAATACTTCGAAGAAAGATATCCCTTTGTTCATGTAACTAGGGCTGAGCTGGATACTTGGCTGAATACTTGGCTGAAACAAGTATCCAGTAAGGATATAACAATTTTGACGAGTACGAGTACCATACAAATAATATTAGTCCATATCCTGCTTGGGCTGAAGAAAAAACCTGgtcagggcgtcctgtgatagagaCTGACCGCAATGCGTCATACTCCGAAAGACATGGCCAgccggaggggaaaacaatcggaggcacaatttaaaagacactgtccagtagttagcttgaaacattatttcaacatgtcagatgattattttaacacgctagctgacgggagaaaaaaacagtacaatgaagaactcacatctgtgggtctttctcattatCCTTTTGTTTGCCTTAATTTTCATGGAGAAACGATCCCGCTGAATGGCCGGAGGTGACATCATACATCGAAATTTACAATTACCTGATGGGATCccccggtaagatcatcatttaacctaatagcgaTAAAAACCAAGTCTTGCTGCATCcaagttaggctacatccacactactatatcatcattttaaaatttctttttataacccaaacgtttcaaatctgccccactgaCCACTGTGTTACTGCTCGAGACCAGTATCTTTAGTGCTCCTAGTGGTAGGGATCACTGGTCCATGCCAGAGACCAGCTGGTTGCGACCAATGAGGTGCTGGGCCAGACTACATGGAGCTGCttaaataatgcaaataatagtctaatttattttatggaCAAAAGGTGATGATCTCTGACATAATCCAAATAACAGTGCTGCCAAAACGACTGGGAAAGGGAGATGGtttattaaaattacaaaagcCCCTTCACAGACCACTGAGGAGCTGGTCAGGACCAGTATATTTTGCACTATTTCAGATCTATAGCTCGATTGCTTTGGCCTGTACCAGGCAGAAAAATGTTACGATGTGTCAAAAGATGTCGGTACGGTTTGATTTCACCTATGCATATTTCTAAACATAAACCGCAAAGATAACTTCCTCAGAGAAAATCTCGCCACTTTTGATAAGTTAGTATGGAGTGACAGCTCTGCGACAGCTCCTGGGGCTAATGCTTGCCTATTATGTTGTATGTAATTTTCTGCAAACAATTCAGTTTGAACATGAGTCACGACTGTGACTTGAAAACAACGTCATGATGTATTGGAGTCGCATTGCACGCCATTTCAGACAGAAGAGACGTGCCCTGCTCCTGAATGACCAATTCATCTCCAGCCGCTGATGAACAAACATATGGGTCAATGTTGGgatcaacaggaaataaaatgaataattttaccCACAATTCAGTATCCCCGATATGCACAATGCATTAAACTATTTGTTCGAATTTGTCTCCGTTGCTTTCACACGAGAGGAACCACACCAAAGTTATGGAGATGGAACGGCCCAAGACCACCTCTTCCATTCCGACACAAATGTACTGAACTTAGGGACCAAACACGTTTAGTGCACACAAATGCTGTTGGTGTGAAAGCCCCCGCAGTGGTAGGGACCACTGGTCCGTGCCAAAGACCATGGTCTCAGGACAGACAACGGAATTGACTCCAACCCCTGCTGGCTGTTTGACAGTCTGACAGTGCCTCACTTCCTATTTGGCCTTGCTTCCTGGTCGCCTTGCCTCTGCCTTGCACCTGTGCTAAACTTGCTGCAGGTATTTTAGTCGTCCTGGATATGGCTGTAGTTTGTCAGTTTCCATTCTGCTCTGTTATTTAATAGCCATTTATGCCTCCTCTAGGTTCTGTTCCTCCTCTATGGGTCGCCTTGGTCATTTAAACTGAGCGTTCATTCACTGCTTTTCTGGTAGGTCcattgtttatttccttttccctGTCAGCTTTGCATATTAACTGTAATGTATCATAACATCAGTTGTTTAATTTTAGATGCTGCTTGAGACGGTACTAGAGACTGCTTAGGGGAGAGACTCCCAGAATCACTGCTCCTTTGATAGAAGTCTCAGCCTTTCGCCTCATGCATGAacactgtctgtgtgctgttAATGTGAACAGACAGCTTCGTCTGCATCTCCAAATATCTGCTCTCATCAGCTGTTGGGACAGCTGTGGGCATGGAGTGTATGTGAGGGACTGAGTAGCCTACAGCCtattttaaacagttttaaatATCGTTGAATGTGGGacaaaagtatttatttacCCAATCtacatttttctgcttcttcttttctttttgtttgtttgctacTTGACTAGGTTGTTTTGTTAGAATTTGATCTTTTTATCCCCTTCTGACATAATCTTCAATCTTCAATCCTAGTTACAATAGTTACAATAAATTTCATGTAGAACTACTTATCATATTCTACTAGTACGACACAAAACCTTGTGCTGCCACACATATGTTTTTTTAGTGgagatggtggtggggggcaaACTCAAGCTTACCGGCTTTTTTCCAACTAtcagtttttccactttttgaACCTGGGACACATGGTCTTCATTAGTCTTGAGCTCCTGCTTACGAATCCGCTCATATATCCCTACCAGCATCTCTTTAGGGATATCCTCCCCATCATCAACTCCTGACGacgagagaggaagaagagaggacagaaggTATGAAGTATGTAACTATGAATAAGTTATCATAGTTGATGAACTCCTGGATTTACTTGCACACTACAGTGCTGCACATATTTCTCACAGTACAGACCAAACGTCACTCAGAATTTGTTGTGGATGAATACTTTTCCTCCACTTGATACTTACTGACACTCCAATAGGCAGATAAATTAGGTAGCTGTGCCACTAAGCCTTTCTTAATACCCTACAATCTTTGTGCAATCTTGACCATGATTTATGAACCCTAAAGTATTAATTAAGGCAAAATGCATCCTCAAATTGCCATGTGAGGTTAATATTACTCCTTGCTGCCACAGAGAAGAATATACTGTAGATTATGTGACAATACACTGGAAATAAGCACAGGGAGGGAAAGTACCTCGAAGGTTCTTAACAAAGTCCTCCAacttcatcttcctctcaggCTTGACATTGGGGCTGTACATGTCTGTGTTGAGGAGGATGATAGCAAAAGCCAGGATGAAGATGGTGTCAGGATTCCTGAACTGCCGCACCACGTCAGGATTGCAGATGCAGTAGCGCTGGCTGCAAAAAGATAGATGAAAGGCATAGATAAAATAAAGTTGGAAACAGAAACTTCAGAGTTAAACTGATCTCAAGGTTTCCGTTTCAAGAGACTACGAATCAGATAAATTGGGACACTTCCTTTTGGGTAATGTCGATATCTATGCTGATATCGAAACTGAGTGCTTTACTGTGCTGCATTCATATATAGTTAGGAATAGCATTCATATAATTCGTATACAGCAATGTTTCATAGCCTCAGGCCAAAACAACAAGTCATGACTGAGGCCTGTCAGTAGAGCCTACACCCAACAGAGGGCCATTTACCAACATTTTGAGAAGTGAGCTCCTCATCATATCAGCACTGAGGCTACAGGCAAGCAACAGATGGTCAGCCGTCTTTACCTCCCAGGTGTGGTAGTTAATTTTTCAGTCTAAGAGAAACACCTTTCTAAAAGAGTTGTAGAAGAAATAATACTCCTCCACCAGCTGACCCCATAAGAGATATTTCTCAACTTTTTCAACAAATTGTCTCCAACCAATTTTCTCTGGTTGAACTAAATCTGGATTTAAAATTGCTTTTCACTGCTTCACTATTCTCTGCCCAGGAATGTCTTAGTGACATGGCAACTTTCTGGTGACACGTCAGTCTAAtggataattgtgtttttgaaactgcTTGTGCCATCCATTAATCAGAcaaattttttgtttcatgtagTTGTTCACATTATCTTTTAAAATTTGGGAGTCCATTGTGACCTCGTCATGGCCCTCATGTGATCACATGCGCAGAAGAATAGGCAAACATCACACAGACCACTCTGTCTATGGAAGTAAACAAGAAGACACTGGGAATGACAGACATGGAAGTCATAGATGTTAGcatttatggttttatttttatgtcgTTGTGCAGTTGAAGTAGGTAGATGTGTCACCACAATTACTGACAAGGTCTTTCTTATAAGGTTTCTTATAAAGCCACTGTCCCTCCACTCACTACCTCCATTGCTACTGTCTGCAGTGATCGTTTTCTTTTGTGAGTCCCACCTGCaataatgaaaattttaaatctaGAGTGACGTAAAAGTCACGCTAAATTCCGATACTGATTGCACGGTATTTCAGACTGAggttgcatttaaaaaaaatttatctgTATCTGATTTTGAACCAAATCCAATATGAAAAGATCAGATTCCATGTGATTTGTGCCATTAACACTGCCATAAAACAGTCAGGTCATGGTTACATAGGGATGAAACAAATCTGATTCAAGCCACTTGAGCCTGTTTTGCAAACAGCCTAAGCCTAAATTGATGTAACAGACATCCTATTTGCAAAAACAACACTTTTCTCTATCTTCTATGTTGTTGATTTTCATGATCCAGCTGTCCTTGAGTTAATACATGAGGCCACGTCATATGTGATGCCTGCACCTTTCTCACCTGTAGGCCTCTATCAGCCGCTCAACCTTCTGTGCTTCTCCCTGGACTCTGATATGAGCTTGGAACTTCctgagagcttcatccagctcCATACTGGAGAAGTCCATCTCATCTACAACACAGCTGGTAAGAAACACTGGATGATCAGTTTGACAagtacacataaaaaaatgtatctttatGATAACTAAATTATCATAAATTAAAGAATTCAATGGATGTGAAGGTCTCAATGCAGTAATATGCTACTAGAAACTCCACATACTCAATATACAAATTtgataaatgacaaaaatgtggGGATTGCTATacaattttttatattaaatatattttttatttttatattaaatataatggattgtgttttattgtttcattctgGTTCTtgtatttcatatatatatatgtatagagGGACAGCACggcaacatagtggttagcactgttgccccacacactgatgtgtgtggagtttgcatgttctccctgttcctgcGCGGGTTTCCTATATTCTAACATAGAAAAGAACATAGAACAAAGAATTACTTACTTGAATACCTGTTATGTCTTGGCTAAGACTATGACTTGGCTCTGTATAGCCCTATGACTTTGCAGATCAGGATTTAAAGAGCTTTTCCCAAGGAAGCCATTACATATGCATCTCAAAGGCACACTGACATTTCTTGACTTTATCCGCCGCTGAATTTCAGTGGGCTTTGACTGAGCTGGTATCCTTTCAAATGCTTGTCCAGTCAAAAAGCCATTTCAATGATGCAAACAGTGCCCACTCAAAACTATGAGCTACTCATGTCTTCCCTTCCTTATTAGTAACACTGTAGAATATTTGTTTATCTGAAGATTCCAGCAATTAGACTAGAttctatttctgtttatttcctgGATGTAATTTGAGTCATGATGTTCCCTTCAGAAACTCCAAAAGCTGTTGATAGCAAATGAGACCTGGTAACTCTATTTGCAACTAAGTGTTCCTGTGAGGCTTAAAAACACAATTGTGTTCATGGAGTTAAATCAGAAGCCTGTTTAAAGAGTCGTGTTGTGACTCCATCTGATCTGTCTACACACAATCACATTAAAAACTACACAAATGTGAACCCCTGCAGACTCACTCGAGGATGTCTCGGTTgaactgtttctgtctgttcccAAGGAACTCGCCAATCATCTGGCGGCTCAAACCCTTCCTCTGAAGCAGGAAGTGGGCCACACCCACTGGAGTGTCTGGAACAAAGTTTCGCTCTATCAGATACTGGATGCCTTTTTCCGGTTTCCTGGAGACAAAGGGGAGGTTTGAGTGAGAGAGATGtgtagagaaaaaaatagaaagagtGAGGACACAGTCCAAATCTGTGAATATCCCACTGAACTTCTGCCCTGGGCCAAGTGTGTGCCAGATGAAGGACAGTATTTCAACATGCAGGGAGGGAGGTGTTGGAATTAAATGAGACAGAGTAGGATGGAGGGCacacaaaataacttttctCTTTGGTGTTTGTGACAAATGATTAAAAGATACTTAATTACTGGTTCTGAAAGAAACCAAATGAACAATCAGCTACAATTAAATATAATCATTCAGGCTCAGATGAAGACCAAGTGGGTCGGAATATCTGGCGGTGCCTGGCGGAGTACCAGGCTCGTCTGCATAAATAGAATAGGCCTACAGTTGTGTTTCTAGGGGGTTTCATGCTTGGTTCTTCaacaataaagtaaaaagtaaTCTACTGGAAATAATTTACACATCCTCCTCTATCCCTCATTCGATATGTTATGCATAATTGTGCAAATTAAGGTTGAAAAAGACCAAGGGACGTGTCACATTGTGTGTGGCGTTAGTGTGGCCACACAGTGGACAGCACATACTTGTTAAAAAGGTTTAACCCAATGCGGTAGTGCCTCTTGCGGATGATGTCGTTGCTGAAAGCAGGTGAGTCCCAGCTATTGCGAGTCTCTTTGTGGTATGTTTGCTTGCTGAGCATCTGCTCCCTAAGACTGTCTCTGGACGAGGACTCAGAGCTGCAGTTGATGGTGTCATTGGAGTTGGATGTGCTGTTGATGCTGTCGTTGTCGCCGTCAGAGAAATCAGACTCAGACTTACTTTGTTGGGTTGCCACACCATTGATGGCCAAGTGGGTCTCCAGTTGCCGTGGCCAGCGATCGGAATTATCGTCTTTTCTGGAAAGCCTGTGGAGTGGCAAACCATAGCTGATATGTTTGGGGCTGCTCTGCTGGTTGCCTAAGCCCCGTTCATAGGCATTCTGCCTCTTTAAAGAGCTGTGGTCAGAACGATCACTCAGTTCAACTGAGCTGTCACTGGGAGGCTCGATGGTCAGTAGGGGTAGCTGGTCGACCTGCAGATGCTCTTCTTGGCATTCTAAGGAAGGTGTACTATGGCAGCTGGTGTCCATATCCCCTTGTTCATCCTTATGAGCCAGAGACCAATAGTCCTGGGAAGGCTTGAGGGAACGGTGATGTAAGTCCAATTCTGTGCTGGAGGGCCTGTCAGCAGACTGAGACAAAGGCAGGGGAAGTGACAGTTCCTCTTCATCAATGTAAAGGGTGACGTCCCTGTAGGATGCCATGATCTCATCAAGTTTAAATTGTTCTGAGGCGCTGTAGGAGGGTTTCACCTGGCAGCTGACCAGTTTTTCTGTATCCTGATGTCCCCTCACTGTCTCTGAGTGGGTGTCATTACCATGCAGGCTGCGGCAGTTTAGAGCATCATCTATGGACTCAGCTAGAGATTTGACCTGCCTGGAGAAGGCATCTTCTAGTTCTGTGATAGGATCCGTAAAGTCGCTCTGGGCTGTGGGTGCCTTTGCCTGCACACCCATCTCCCCACCGTGTTCTGACTGCACTACTGAACTGATTTCGGTACCATCATCTGTTAACGAGACCTGCTTTCCCTTGAAGTAGGAGCTGTGGACTTTTTCAGGCCCTTCAAAGGAAAACTGCATTCTCATATTGGATAGGACAATCCGTCTGGACATTCGGTTCTCAGACATAGAGCTTCTAAGACGTTCAAAGTTCTTGTTCATCTGATACTGGCGGAAGGCTGTCTGGATGGTGCGGGCTGCATGCCGGGTTATGAAACGCCCACCATATTTACGCTCTAGCATCTCCACCTGCAGTCAGAGAAGGAGAATTAGTGTCATAACCCCCTGAGAAACATCTGGAGGACACTAAATAATCctgtatatttgttttatgGCAAGCCAACCCTCCTTAATGGTAAATTATCACTATCACACAGAGAAATCCTATTTTTCACCGTGTATTTATTAGCTGTTGTTGGAGCTTAGAACAGTAACTCATAGTCTTCATCTGCAGAATTTTGCCTGAGACAGCTTGGCCAACTCCACACATATAAGGGAATTGTCTTGAAAAAACCCACAGCCATGTACACATGAGGTCTTGTTAACAAACAAATTGTAAAATGTACATCAATATCTGTCTATTCCAAGCAATTAAGTTGTTTCCTCAACTTCTTCAAGTTCTTTCAGCAAAACATTCTGCACTGGGATTAAGCATCTGACTGACTTAATAACAACACCCTCCTGTTGTAACAGAGAAAACTCCCAATGGTTCATGGCTTCTTTTCAAACCAGCTGAAGATGAGTAATTGCTACTCAGGAGGTAGATTTTGTTTGTCgagtatgaaatgaaaaaaaaaaaaaaagaggtaaaaTACTGAAAAAGGCCAACagaattaaacaaaatgaagactAGTAGTGCCCTCATCTGCCTTTGTCACATCTTAGAAAACAGACGAGGAGAACTGCAATGGGAACCCTGCTCAAATGATAAACAGGTAAAAATGAAGAATTGTTCCCCAAAAACCCCCACGAAAAACAGATTTATAGGAAAGATATGATTATGGCTGAGCACTGCAGCACTGTTTTAGATTAATCAATCTACTTAAGAGTGGATTAACATTTAAGCTCATTAATAATGAGTGATAAGAGTGAATAATAAGTTTTCACtccaaaaaaaagaatgaaaggaatGAATCATGTAGAAAATGAAGCAGATCATTACACTGTAGTTAACGGTGTTTAAATGGGACACAGCGGTGCATTAATATTTTCACCTCCTCTGTC
It contains:
- the iqsec1b gene encoding IQ motif and SEC7 domain-containing protein 1 isoform X2, coding for MSESKSVLQNCSRVEADPPGSEVGASVDSSSGYGCVPVTHSGRLDSDHWETLPYGHILLAGQLQPHQPKLQRSQSILRRQAEEAAIKRSRSLSESYELSSDLQDKQVEMLERKYGGRFITRHAARTIQTAFRQYQMNKNFERLRSSMSENRMSRRIVLSNMRMQFSFEGPEKVHSSYFKGKQVSLTDDGTEISSVVQSEHGGEMGVQAKAPTAQSDFTDPITELEDAFSRQVKSLAESIDDALNCRSLHGNDTHSETVRGHQDTEKLVSCQVKPSYSASEQFKLDEIMASYRDVTLYIDEEELSLPLPLSQSADRPSSTELDLHHRSLKPSQDYWSLAHKDEQGDMDTSCHSTPSLECQEEHLQVDQLPLLTIEPPSDSSVELSDRSDHSSLKRQNAYERGLGNQQSSPKHISYGLPLHRLSRKDDNSDRWPRQLETHLAINGVATQQSKSESDFSDGDNDSINSTSNSNDTINCSSESSSRDSLREQMLSKQTYHKETRNSWDSPAFSNDIIRKRHYRIGLNLFNKKPEKGIQYLIERNFVPDTPVGVAHFLLQRKGLSRQMIGEFLGNRQKQFNRDILDCVVDEMDFSSMELDEALRKFQAHIRVQGEAQKVERLIEAYSQRYCICNPDVVRQFRNPDTIFILAFAIILLNTDMYSPNVKPERKMKLEDFVKNLRGVDDGEDIPKEMLVGIYERIRKQELKTNEDHVSQVQKVEKLIVGKKPMGSLHQGLGCVLSLAHRRLVCYCRLFEVPDPNKPQRLGLHQREIFLFNDLLVVTKIFQKKKNSVTYSFRQSFPLYGMQVMLFENQYYPNGVRLTSAIPGADIKVLISFNAPNPQDRKKFTDDLRESVAEVQEMEKYRIESELEKQKGVVRPSMSQVSSLRKDTGNSRASLDESYAIGEGLKRSALSSSLRDLSDAGKRGRRSSAGSLDSNMEGSIISSPYMWRRSPFSRDCPSRHSGQSLPNSSSLLGSLFGTRRVKSPNATPQPLQPTLISHAPHPTNLHHTAQVETDTPLPMHQHHPKFCHMTQNPPPYNHRHHYHPPAHLQHPPNQFYPAPSHGQHTPYPAHMQRGHGSHSSHPAHGPQQHGTAPPPSQASSSTKPKHSGISTVV
- the iqsec1b gene encoding IQ motif and SEC7 domain-containing protein 1 isoform X3 is translated as MWCLQCTSDRSHSLLDLKSFSCVEADPPGSEVGASVDSSSGYGCVPVTHSGRLDSDHWETLPYGHILLAGQLQPHQPKLQRSQSILRRQAEEAAIKRSRSLSESYELSSDLQDKQVEMLERKYGGRFITRHAARTIQTAFRQYQMNKNFERLRSSMSENRMSRRIVLSNMRMQFSFEGPEKVHSSYFKGKQVSLTDDGTEISSVVQSEHGGEMGVQAKAPTAQSDFTDPITELEDAFSRQVKSLAESIDDALNCRSLHGNDTHSETVRGHQDTEKLVSCQVKPSYSASEQFKLDEIMASYRDVTLYIDEEELSLPLPLSQSADRPSSTELDLHHRSLKPSQDYWSLAHKDEQGDMDTSCHSTPSLECQEEHLQVDQLPLLTIEPPSDSSVELSDRSDHSSLKRQNAYERGLGNQQSSPKHISYGLPLHRLSRKDDNSDRWPRQLETHLAINGVATQQSKSESDFSDGDNDSINSTSNSNDTINCSSESSSRDSLREQMLSKQTYHKETRNSWDSPAFSNDIIRKRHYRIGLNLFNKKPEKGIQYLIERNFVPDTPVGVAHFLLQRKGLSRQMIGEFLGNRQKQFNRDILDCVVDEMDFSSMELDEALRKFQAHIRVQGEAQKVERLIEAYSQRYCICNPDVVRQFRNPDTIFILAFAIILLNTDMYSPNVKPERKMKLEDFVKNLRGVDDGEDIPKEMLVGIYERIRKQELKTNEDHVSQVQKVEKLIVGKKPMGSLHQGLGCVTKIFQKKKNSVTYSFRQSFPLYGMQVMLFENQYYPNGVRLTSAIPGADIKVLISFNAPNPQDRKKFTDDLRESVAEVQEMEKYRIESELEKQKGVVRPSMSQVSSLRKDTGNSRASLDESYAIGEGLKRSALSSSLRDLSDAGKRGRRSSAGSLDSNMEGSIISSPYMWRRSPFSRDCPSRHSGQSLPNSSSLLGSLFGTRRVKSPNATPQPLQPTLISHAPHPTNLHHTAQVETDTPLPMHQHHPKFCHMTQNPPPYNHRHHYHPPAHLQHPPNQFYPAPSHGQHTPYPAHMQRGHGSHSSHPAHGPQQHGTAPPPSQASSSTKPKHSGISTVV
- the iqsec1b gene encoding IQ motif and SEC7 domain-containing protein 1 isoform X1 yields the protein MWCLQCTSDRSHSLLDLKSFSCVEADPPGSEVGASVDSSSGYGCVPVTHSGRLDSDHWETLPYGHILLAGQLQPHQPKLQRSQSILRRQAEEAAIKRSRSLSESYELSSDLQDKQVEMLERKYGGRFITRHAARTIQTAFRQYQMNKNFERLRSSMSENRMSRRIVLSNMRMQFSFEGPEKVHSSYFKGKQVSLTDDGTEISSVVQSEHGGEMGVQAKAPTAQSDFTDPITELEDAFSRQVKSLAESIDDALNCRSLHGNDTHSETVRGHQDTEKLVSCQVKPSYSASEQFKLDEIMASYRDVTLYIDEEELSLPLPLSQSADRPSSTELDLHHRSLKPSQDYWSLAHKDEQGDMDTSCHSTPSLECQEEHLQVDQLPLLTIEPPSDSSVELSDRSDHSSLKRQNAYERGLGNQQSSPKHISYGLPLHRLSRKDDNSDRWPRQLETHLAINGVATQQSKSESDFSDGDNDSINSTSNSNDTINCSSESSSRDSLREQMLSKQTYHKETRNSWDSPAFSNDIIRKRHYRIGLNLFNKKPEKGIQYLIERNFVPDTPVGVAHFLLQRKGLSRQMIGEFLGNRQKQFNRDILDCVVDEMDFSSMELDEALRKFQAHIRVQGEAQKVERLIEAYSQRYCICNPDVVRQFRNPDTIFILAFAIILLNTDMYSPNVKPERKMKLEDFVKNLRGVDDGEDIPKEMLVGIYERIRKQELKTNEDHVSQVQKVEKLIVGKKPMGSLHQGLGCVLSLAHRRLVCYCRLFEVPDPNKPQRLGLHQREIFLFNDLLVVTKIFQKKKNSVTYSFRQSFPLYGMQVMLFENQYYPNGVRLTSAIPGADIKVLISFNAPNPQDRKKFTDDLRESVAEVQEMEKYRIESELEKQKGVVRPSMSQVSSLRKDTGNSRASLDESYAIGEGLKRSALSSSLRDLSDAGKRGRRSSAGSLDSNMEGSIISSPYMWRRSPFSRDCPSRHSGQSLPNSSSLLGSLFGTRRVKSPNATPQPLQPTLISHAPHPTNLHHTAQVETDTPLPMHQHHPKFCHMTQNPPPYNHRHHYHPPAHLQHPPNQFYPAPSHGQHTPYPAHMQRGHGSHSSHPAHGPQQHGTAPPPSQASSSTKPKHSGISTVV